Proteins from a single region of Scatophagus argus isolate fScaArg1 chromosome 23, fScaArg1.pri, whole genome shotgun sequence:
- the LOC124054802 gene encoding hepatocyte growth factor activator isoform X2 has protein sequence MDLKTSMMTYILLLFLSCVLSARTRILVAGHETVISSEPYRQSRKVLTTTGKECKFPFRQGGRIHHHCITFLFSRPWCSLTHNFDRDRKIGFCAPDKIHPNVFVHTSRRVTDPCQASPCQNGGVCTPIPQQHSFECACPESFTGRLCEQKKCYETTHLRYYDTGESWGRIHLRNVEQCTCVAGEIKCERVQYTMCQSNPCHNDGTCRLITATGKEVCNCRRGYSGPYCSLEPETECYNSRGTGYRGVVGTTVSGARCLSWNSDLLYDELHVGTVVASPLRGLGDHAYCRNPDGDKMPWCYTLNDSAISWEYCAVPSCRMPLSSSRRTVQFNVLPDIEKPKLPKQDKKPVCGRRHKKRLSMARGRIMGGNSALPGTHPWMAAIYIGQSDFCAGTLVSSCWIVSAAHCFFRNPLKSQLRVVLGQQHFNITGPNTRTFGVETYIFSKQFSVFNPTLHDIVLIKLKKQDGRCVRRTPFIRPICLPDKGMTFPDEYCCTISGWGHRHEKAQGYSSLQEAGVRLIPQDTCRKPEVYGNHVTADMLCAGLNGCADACQGDSGGPLACARNDVSFLYGIISWGEGCGRSGKPGVYTKVVNYIDWINSVIRKPNNNS, from the exons ATGGACTTAAAAACTTCTATGATGACatacattttattactttttctgtcttgtgttttaaGTGCACGGACG CGCATATTAGTCGCTGGGCATGAAACAGTCATCTCCAGTGAGCCTTACAGGCAGAGTCGGAAAG TTCTTACTACAACGGGCAAAGAATGTAAATTCCCATTTCGTCAGGGTGGAAGGATTCATCATCACTGCATCACCTTCCTCTTCTCAAGACCATG GTGCTCCCTCACGCATAATTTTGATCGGGACCGTAAAATCGGCTTCTGTGCACCAGATAAAATTCATCCAAATG tttttgtcCACACATCACGCCGAGTCACAGATCCATGTCAGGCCAGTCCATGTCAGAACGGAGGCGTCTGCACTCCGATACCACAGCAACACTCGTTTGAGTGCGCCTGTCCTGAGAGCTTCACTGGGAGACTCTGTGAGCAGA AAAAGTGCTATGAAACCACACACCTGCGCTATTATGACACCGGAGAGTCTTGGGGACGAATCCACCTCCGTAATGTGGAACAGTGCACATGTGTGGCAGGGGAAATCAAGTGTGAAAGAGTCCAGTACACAA TGTGCCAGTCAAACCCTTGTCACAATGACGGGACGTGTCGACTCATCACAGCCACTGGAAAGGAGGTGTGTAACTGCAGACGTGGCTACAGCGGGCCGTACTGCAGCTTAG AGCCGGAAACAGAATGTTACAACAGCAGGGGCACAGGTTACCGAGGGGTGGTGGGCACTACGGTGTCAGGCGCCCGGTGTCTGTCGTGGAACTCAGACCTGCTGTATGACGAGCTCCATGTGGGCACAGTGGTTGCCTCACCCCTCAGGGGCCTCGGGGATCATGCctactgcag aaaccCAGATGGGGACAAGATGCCGTGGTGCTACACGCTAAATGACAGCGCCATCTCCTGGGAGTACTGTGCTGTCCCTTCCTGTAGGATGCCTTTGT CTTCTTCTCGAAGGACTGTCCAATTTAATGTCTTGCCCGACATTGAAAAACCCAAACTCCCCAAGCAAGACAAAAAGCCTGTGTGTGGGAGAAGGCACAAGAAGAGGTTATCGATGGCCCGGGGGCGGATAATGGGTGGAAACTCAGCTCTGCCGGGTACTCATCCCTGGATGGCAGCCATTTACATCGGACAGTCAGACTTCTGTGCCGGCACCCTGGTCTCCTCTTGTTGGATCGTCTCTGCGGCTCATTGCTTTTTCCGCAA CCCACTGAAGTCTCAGCTTCGTGTGGTGCTCGGCCAGCAGCATTTCAACATCACTGGTCCCAACACCAGGACGTTCGGAGTGGAGACGTACATCTTTTCAAAACAGTTCTCAGTGTTTAATCCAACTCTACATGACATTG TTCTGATCAAGTTGAAGAAGCAGGACGGGCGGTGTGTGAGGAGAACCCCGTTCATCAGACCCATCTGTCTCCCAGACAAAGGCATGACGTTCCCCGATGAGTACTGCTGTACTATTAGCGGCTGGGGACACAGGCATGAGA AGGCACAGGGTTACTCCAGTCTGCAGGAGGCTGGAGTGAGGCTGATTCCTCAGGACACCTGTAGGAAGCCAGAGGTTTATGGTAACCACGTCACTGCTGACATGCTTTGCGCTGGGCTTAACGGCTGTGCCGACGCCTGCCAG GGCGACTCTGGGGGCCCCCTGGCTTGTGCGAGGAATGATGTCAGCTTCCTGTATGGAATCATCAGCTGGGGAGAGGGCTGCGGCCGCTCTGGAAAACCTGGTGTTTACACTAAAGTGGTGAACTACATCGACTGGATCAATTCAGTAATCAGAAAACCAAATAATAATTCATGA
- the LOC124054802 gene encoding hepatocyte growth factor activator isoform X3: protein MDLKTSMMTYILLLFLSCVLSARTRILVAGHETVISSEPYRQSRKVLTTTGKECKFPFRQGGRIHHHCITFLFSRPWCSLTHNFDRDRKIGFCAPDKIHPNVFVHTSRRVTDPCQASPCQNGGVCTPIPQQHSFECACPESFTGRLCEQKKCYETTHLRYYDTGESWGRIHLRNVEQCTCVAGEIKCERVQYTMCQSNPCHNDGTCRLITATGKEVCNCRRGYSGPYCSLASSRRTVQFNVLPDIEKPKLPKQDKKPVCGRRHKKRLSMARGRIMGGNSALPGTHPWMAAIYIGQSDFCAGTLVSSCWIVSAAHCFFRNPLKSQLRVVLGQQHFNITGPNTRTFGVETYIFSKQFSVFNPTLHDIVLIKLKKQDGRCVRRTPFIRPICLPDKGMTFPDEYCCTISGWGHRHEKAQGYSSLQEAGVRLIPQDTCRKPEVYGNHVTADMLCAGLNGCADACQGDSGGPLACARNDVSFLYGIISWGEGCGRSGKPGVYTKVVNYIDWINSVIRKPNNNS from the exons ATGGACTTAAAAACTTCTATGATGACatacattttattactttttctgtcttgtgttttaaGTGCACGGACG CGCATATTAGTCGCTGGGCATGAAACAGTCATCTCCAGTGAGCCTTACAGGCAGAGTCGGAAAG TTCTTACTACAACGGGCAAAGAATGTAAATTCCCATTTCGTCAGGGTGGAAGGATTCATCATCACTGCATCACCTTCCTCTTCTCAAGACCATG GTGCTCCCTCACGCATAATTTTGATCGGGACCGTAAAATCGGCTTCTGTGCACCAGATAAAATTCATCCAAATG tttttgtcCACACATCACGCCGAGTCACAGATCCATGTCAGGCCAGTCCATGTCAGAACGGAGGCGTCTGCACTCCGATACCACAGCAACACTCGTTTGAGTGCGCCTGTCCTGAGAGCTTCACTGGGAGACTCTGTGAGCAGA AAAAGTGCTATGAAACCACACACCTGCGCTATTATGACACCGGAGAGTCTTGGGGACGAATCCACCTCCGTAATGTGGAACAGTGCACATGTGTGGCAGGGGAAATCAAGTGTGAAAGAGTCCAGTACACAA TGTGCCAGTCAAACCCTTGTCACAATGACGGGACGTGTCGACTCATCACAGCCACTGGAAAGGAGGTGTGTAACTGCAGACGTGGCTACAGCGGGCCGTACTGCAGCTTAG CTTCTTCTCGAAGGACTGTCCAATTTAATGTCTTGCCCGACATTGAAAAACCCAAACTCCCCAAGCAAGACAAAAAGCCTGTGTGTGGGAGAAGGCACAAGAAGAGGTTATCGATGGCCCGGGGGCGGATAATGGGTGGAAACTCAGCTCTGCCGGGTACTCATCCCTGGATGGCAGCCATTTACATCGGACAGTCAGACTTCTGTGCCGGCACCCTGGTCTCCTCTTGTTGGATCGTCTCTGCGGCTCATTGCTTTTTCCGCAA CCCACTGAAGTCTCAGCTTCGTGTGGTGCTCGGCCAGCAGCATTTCAACATCACTGGTCCCAACACCAGGACGTTCGGAGTGGAGACGTACATCTTTTCAAAACAGTTCTCAGTGTTTAATCCAACTCTACATGACATTG TTCTGATCAAGTTGAAGAAGCAGGACGGGCGGTGTGTGAGGAGAACCCCGTTCATCAGACCCATCTGTCTCCCAGACAAAGGCATGACGTTCCCCGATGAGTACTGCTGTACTATTAGCGGCTGGGGACACAGGCATGAGA AGGCACAGGGTTACTCCAGTCTGCAGGAGGCTGGAGTGAGGCTGATTCCTCAGGACACCTGTAGGAAGCCAGAGGTTTATGGTAACCACGTCACTGCTGACATGCTTTGCGCTGGGCTTAACGGCTGTGCCGACGCCTGCCAG GGCGACTCTGGGGGCCCCCTGGCTTGTGCGAGGAATGATGTCAGCTTCCTGTATGGAATCATCAGCTGGGGAGAGGGCTGCGGCCGCTCTGGAAAACCTGGTGTTTACACTAAAGTGGTGAACTACATCGACTGGATCAATTCAGTAATCAGAAAACCAAATAATAATTCATGA
- the LOC124054802 gene encoding hepatocyte growth factor activator isoform X1: MDLKTSMMTYILLLFLSCVLSARTRILVAGHETVISSEPYRQSRKVLTTTGKECKFPFRQGGRIHHHCITFLFSRPWCSLTHNFDRDRKIGFCAPDKIHPNVFVHTSRRVTDPCQASPCQNGGVCTPIPQQHSFECACPESFTGRLCEQKKCYETTHLRYYDTGESWGRIHLRNVEQCTCVAGEIKCERVQYTMCQSNPCHNDGTCRLITATGKEVCNCRRGYSGPYCSLEPETECYNSRGTGYRGVVGTTVSGARCLSWNSDLLYDELHVGTVVASPLRGLGDHAYCRNPDGDKMPWCYTLNDSAISWEYCAVPSCRMPLWENQPVAKSKVLRRASSRRTVQFNVLPDIEKPKLPKQDKKPVCGRRHKKRLSMARGRIMGGNSALPGTHPWMAAIYIGQSDFCAGTLVSSCWIVSAAHCFFRNPLKSQLRVVLGQQHFNITGPNTRTFGVETYIFSKQFSVFNPTLHDIVLIKLKKQDGRCVRRTPFIRPICLPDKGMTFPDEYCCTISGWGHRHEKAQGYSSLQEAGVRLIPQDTCRKPEVYGNHVTADMLCAGLNGCADACQGDSGGPLACARNDVSFLYGIISWGEGCGRSGKPGVYTKVVNYIDWINSVIRKPNNNS; this comes from the exons ATGGACTTAAAAACTTCTATGATGACatacattttattactttttctgtcttgtgttttaaGTGCACGGACG CGCATATTAGTCGCTGGGCATGAAACAGTCATCTCCAGTGAGCCTTACAGGCAGAGTCGGAAAG TTCTTACTACAACGGGCAAAGAATGTAAATTCCCATTTCGTCAGGGTGGAAGGATTCATCATCACTGCATCACCTTCCTCTTCTCAAGACCATG GTGCTCCCTCACGCATAATTTTGATCGGGACCGTAAAATCGGCTTCTGTGCACCAGATAAAATTCATCCAAATG tttttgtcCACACATCACGCCGAGTCACAGATCCATGTCAGGCCAGTCCATGTCAGAACGGAGGCGTCTGCACTCCGATACCACAGCAACACTCGTTTGAGTGCGCCTGTCCTGAGAGCTTCACTGGGAGACTCTGTGAGCAGA AAAAGTGCTATGAAACCACACACCTGCGCTATTATGACACCGGAGAGTCTTGGGGACGAATCCACCTCCGTAATGTGGAACAGTGCACATGTGTGGCAGGGGAAATCAAGTGTGAAAGAGTCCAGTACACAA TGTGCCAGTCAAACCCTTGTCACAATGACGGGACGTGTCGACTCATCACAGCCACTGGAAAGGAGGTGTGTAACTGCAGACGTGGCTACAGCGGGCCGTACTGCAGCTTAG AGCCGGAAACAGAATGTTACAACAGCAGGGGCACAGGTTACCGAGGGGTGGTGGGCACTACGGTGTCAGGCGCCCGGTGTCTGTCGTGGAACTCAGACCTGCTGTATGACGAGCTCCATGTGGGCACAGTGGTTGCCTCACCCCTCAGGGGCCTCGGGGATCATGCctactgcag aaaccCAGATGGGGACAAGATGCCGTGGTGCTACACGCTAAATGACAGCGCCATCTCCTGGGAGTACTGTGCTGTCCCTTCCTGTAGGATGCCTTTGT GGGAGAACCAGCCAGTGGCAAAATCGAAAGTACTCAGAAGAG CTTCTTCTCGAAGGACTGTCCAATTTAATGTCTTGCCCGACATTGAAAAACCCAAACTCCCCAAGCAAGACAAAAAGCCTGTGTGTGGGAGAAGGCACAAGAAGAGGTTATCGATGGCCCGGGGGCGGATAATGGGTGGAAACTCAGCTCTGCCGGGTACTCATCCCTGGATGGCAGCCATTTACATCGGACAGTCAGACTTCTGTGCCGGCACCCTGGTCTCCTCTTGTTGGATCGTCTCTGCGGCTCATTGCTTTTTCCGCAA CCCACTGAAGTCTCAGCTTCGTGTGGTGCTCGGCCAGCAGCATTTCAACATCACTGGTCCCAACACCAGGACGTTCGGAGTGGAGACGTACATCTTTTCAAAACAGTTCTCAGTGTTTAATCCAACTCTACATGACATTG TTCTGATCAAGTTGAAGAAGCAGGACGGGCGGTGTGTGAGGAGAACCCCGTTCATCAGACCCATCTGTCTCCCAGACAAAGGCATGACGTTCCCCGATGAGTACTGCTGTACTATTAGCGGCTGGGGACACAGGCATGAGA AGGCACAGGGTTACTCCAGTCTGCAGGAGGCTGGAGTGAGGCTGATTCCTCAGGACACCTGTAGGAAGCCAGAGGTTTATGGTAACCACGTCACTGCTGACATGCTTTGCGCTGGGCTTAACGGCTGTGCCGACGCCTGCCAG GGCGACTCTGGGGGCCCCCTGGCTTGTGCGAGGAATGATGTCAGCTTCCTGTATGGAATCATCAGCTGGGGAGAGGGCTGCGGCCGCTCTGGAAAACCTGGTGTTTACACTAAAGTGGTGAACTACATCGACTGGATCAATTCAGTAATCAGAAAACCAAATAATAATTCATGA